A single Anopheles arabiensis isolate DONGOLA chromosome 2, AaraD3, whole genome shotgun sequence DNA region contains:
- the LOC120896872 gene encoding uncharacterized protein LOC120896872 translates to MSSKQIVLLAACTVLLVIASVVSANPSDSAPDREQEVSAKSYFGYQTKPKDSYKKLTEEVAEYCRLISPEITGLREKIETLQKKLFYRKDKEHGGYNYNDLEQMQRMLAQQKAALDALRNERPSV, encoded by the coding sequence ATGTCCAGCAAACAAATCGTTCTACTCGCTGCCTGCACCGTCCTGTTGGTGATCGCGTCCGTTGTTTCGGCGAACCCAAGCGATTCAGCACCCGATAGGGAACAAGAGGTGTCAGCCAAATCGTACTTCGGATATCAAACAAAGCCGAAAGACTCCTACAAGAAGCTGACGGAAGAAGTGGCCGAGTACTGTCGGCTGATCAGTCCCGAAATCACCGGCCTGAGAGAGAAAATCGAAACCCTGCAAAAGAAGCTGTTCTACCGAAAGGACAAGGAGCACGGTGGCTACAACTACAACGACCTGGAACAGATGCAGAGAATGTTGGCCCAGCAAAAGGCGGCCCTGGATGCGCTACGCAATGAACGGCCTAGTGTTTAG
- the LOC120897612 gene encoding skin secretory protein xP2-like, whose amino-acid sequence MNRAIAVLCLVVVAASLSEGTFDVLLQKKKAFLGKLLHKDEGAGYGGHSGYGGHSGAVGYQATVAVAPVHYAPAPVAYAAPAPAPVQYAAPAPAPVQYSAPAPAPVHYAPAPAPAPVQYSAPAPAPVQYSAPAPAPVQYSAPAPAPVQYSAPAPAPVQYSAPAPAPVQYAAPAPAPVPAPVYGPPAAPAPYPGCDHARGVSLHH is encoded by the exons ATGAACCGTGCCATCGCTGTGCTGTGTCTGGTGGTTGTCGCTGCCTCGCTGAGCGAGGGAACGTTCGATGTGCTGctgcagaagaagaaggcgTTCCTCGGCAAGCTGCTGCACAAGGACGAAGGAGCGGGCTACGGAGGCCATTCCGGCTACGGCGGCCATTCGGGAGCAGTAGGATACCAAGCCACTGTTGCCGTCGCTCCAGTCCACTACGCTCCTGCTCCAGTAGCGTACGCCGCTCCTGCTCCGGCTCCAGTTCAGTACGCCGCTCCTGCTCCGGCTCCAGTTCAGTACTCTGCTCCAGCACCTGCCCCAGTGCACTACGCTCCTGCCCCTGCTCCGGCTCCAGTCCAGTACTCTGCCCCTGCCCCAGCTCCAGTGCAGTACTCTGCCCCTGCCCCGGCTCCAGTGCAATACTCTGCCCCTGCCCCGGCTCCAGTGCAGTACTCTGCCCCTGCCCCGGCTCCAGTGCAGTACTCTGCCCCTGCCCCGGCTCCAGTGCAGTATGCTGCCCCAGCACCAGCCCCAGTCCCAGCACCAGTCTATGGaccgccagcagcaccagcaccgtaCCCAGGATGTGATCACGCAC GCGGTGTCTCCCTACATCACTAA
- the LOC120896569 gene encoding uncharacterized protein LOC120896569 — protein sequence MEKLIQVLTVLSLVTPLLLARRIQLVNISPEEAQKYITQQSLDLRYAAKLGEHPLGYTRNVPADPATFYYNGRLIDNPEDYVEEEYEAKQFHGQDGLGRAMFGYSDHNQARLEARNANGEVRGSYQYVNPLGEDVIVQYWSDGLGFHQIDNRPEVRLQPVTDTPEVREARLAHLKAWEEAANLARANPDVTSGGSDEPYRAVQANTVEEEPEQDEILAAVSNQHQSLIRYPSLPYTDHISPSVSSGGQQDEGVVVEAVRSVKKRENEQDDQPDEAVSADPKGFFYSFDYPVQLVAESAAKKAARVGLDEIPQESVVVETKETNVPKAVPVDDRVSLKAVLSGETLVDAVHDAQVSPKQRLQSERN from the exons ATGGAGAAATTGATACAAGTTCTAACCGTTCTCTCG CTGGTAACACCGCTGCTCCTTGCCAGACGCATCCAGCTCGTCAACATCAGCCCGGAGGAGGCACAAAAGTACATCACGCAGCAAAGCTTGGACCTGCGGTACGCGGCAAAGCTGGGCGAACATCCGCTCGGCTACACGCGCAACGTTCCGGCGGATCCAGCCACCTTCTACTACAACGGCCGGCTGATCGACAATCCGGAGGACTACGTGGAGGAAGAGTACGAGGCGAAGCAGTTCCACGGGCAG GATGGGCTCGGTAGAGCAATGTTCGGCTACAGTGACCACAATCAGGCCCGGCTGGAAGCACGCAACGCGAACGGGGAAGTGCGCGGCTCGTACCAGTACGTCAACCCGCTCGGCGAGGACGTGATCGTGCAGTACTGGTCCGATGGGCTCGGCTTTCACCAGATCGACAACCGACCGGAGGTACGCCTGCAGCCCGTCACGGACACACCGGAAGTGCGGGAGGCCCGCCTTGCCCACCTGAAGGCCTGGGAGGAAGCGGCAAACCTGGCCCGTGCCAACCCGGACGTAACGTCCGGCGGCTCCGACGAACCGTACCGTGCGGTGCAAGCGAACACGGTGGAGGAAGAGCCCGAGCAGGACGAAATCCTGGCAGCCGTTTCGAACCAACACCAGAGCCTCATTCGGTACCCGAGTCTCCCCTACACGGATCACATCTCACCCAGTGTCTCCTCCGGCGGACAGCAAGACGAGGGAGTCGTCGTGGAAGCCGTGCGCAGTGTGAAGAAACGTGAAAACGAGCAGGACGACCAACCGGACGAAGCGGTATCGGCCGATCCGAAAGGGTTCTTCTACAGCTTCGACTATCCCGTCCAGCTTGTGGCGGAAAGCGCCGCAAAGAAGGCTGCCCGTGTCGGGCTGGACGAAATCCCGCAGGAATCGGTTGTGGtggaaacgaaagaaacgaacgTCCCGAAAGCGGTCCCGGTCGATGATCGAGTATCGCTGAAGGCTGTGCTGAGCGGCGAAACGCTGGTCGATGCGGTACATGATGCTCAGGTTTCACCGAAACAGAGACTGCAGTCGGAGCGAAACTAA